A region of the Candidatus Dadabacteria bacterium genome:
TTCCGTGGACGAGAAGGTCCGCATAACGGAAAAACTCGCCGACCTCGGAATGGACTACATAGAGGGCGGGTGGCCCGGCTCAAACGAGCGCGATCGCGAATACTTCAGCCGCGCCGCCGGGATGGATTTCGGGCGGTCAAAAGTCAGCGCATTTTCAAGCACACGGCGCGCGGGTGTATCGTGCGATGAAGACGGAAACCTTCAGACGCTTCTCAAAACGGGAGTCGGCACGGCGACTCTGGTGGGCAAAGCGTGGGACTTCCATGTGACGGAGGTTCTTGAGACCTCCCTTGAGGAAAACCTTGCGATGATAAACGACTCGGTCGGATACCTGAAGGAGAGGATGGACACGGTGTTTTTTGACGCCGAGCATTTTTTTGACGGCTTCAAGAACAATGCGGACTACGCGCTTGCCGCCTGCCGCGCGGCGTTTGACGCCGGGGCGGACGCCGTGATTCTGTGCGACACAAACGGCGGCTCAATGCCGTGGGAAGTCGGGGGCGCGGTGGCTGAAATCAGAAAACTTCTCGGCGGCGACCCCGCGCTTGGAATTCACGCCCATAACGACACGGAGCAGGGAGTTTCAAACACCCTTTACGCGGTCAGGGAGGGAGTGCGGCAGGTGCAGGGCACGATGAACGGATACGGCGAGCGGTGCGGCAACGCCAACCTGTGCTCAATTATGGCGAACATGTCGCTCAAACTTGGAATGGACTGCTGCAACGGCGGGCTGAAAAACCTCTATGAAACGGCGCATTTCATAAATGACCTTGCCAATCTCAACCCGCTGAAAAAGAAGGCGTTTGTCGGCAAAAGCGCGTTTGCCCACAAGGGCGGCATACACGCGAGCGCGGTGGTGAAAAACCCCGGCACTTATGAGCATATCAACCCCGAACTTGTCGGAAACCGCAGAAGGTTTCTGGTGTCCGACCTGTCGGGAAGGGCGAACATTGTTTCCAAGGCGGCGGAGACGGGCATAACCGTTGAGCCGTCCGACAAAAGGGTTAAAGACATTCTTGCCGAACTCAAAAACCTTGAAAACAAGGGGTATGAGTTTGAGGGCGCGGAGGCGTCTTTTGAACTTCTGGTGAGAAAACATCTGGGGCTTTACAACAAGCGGTTTTTTGTGGAAGACATTAAAACCTCGGTCATCCGCGAGGGAAAAGACGGCGAGCCGGTTTCCTCGGCGGAGGTGTCCGTCCGGGTTGACGGCAAAATTGAGAGGCGGGAGGCAAGCGGCAACGGCCCCGTGAACGCGCTTGACAAGGCGCTCCGGCAGTCGCTTGAGGGCTTTTTTCCGGCGATACGTTCGGTGCGGCTCAAAGACTACAAGGTGCGGGTGGTCTCATCCGCCAAGGGAACGGACTCCGTGGTGCGGGTGCTGGTTGAATCGGGAGACGGCAAAGCCGTGTGGAACACGGTCGGGGTGTCTGAAAACATTGTTGAGGCGAGCTGGCGGGCGCTCATAGACAGCATTGACTACAAACTGCTGAGAGACGAACTTTAATCCCCGCGAGGCGGGGCAACGGCGGCGGAAAGCCGCTCCCATTCCTTCAGATATTCCTCAAGATGGTTGTTGCCGCCCTCAAGGCGGCGGGCCGTAAGCAATTCCCTCACGCGCCCCTGTTCGGTTTCGTATTGCTCTTTGTCAAAAAAGCCGCCGAAGCGGGCGAAGCGCAGCCACAGCAGGTAGGTGGTGAGCGCGTCAAATTCGTTGTATATCACTATGTCGTCAACCTTGCCCTTAAGCCAGAGCGGGGCGACCTCGTTTCCGTCAACGCCCATCTTGCCCGGAATGCCGGACAGGCGGGCGATCTCATTGAGCGAGGGGGTTGACCTGTTGCCCCCCACAATCTGCATCATGTCCACATTCCAGTCGCTTGCGGCGGAAAAGTAGTCCGCCCCTTCCCAGGGTTTGTCGGGTCTGCGGGCGAAACCGGGAATGGACAGCCCGTTAATGACAGCCCTCTGCACAAGGATTTTCAGGTCGGCGCGCACGGAGTTGTAGCCGACAACCTGCGGTTTGTGCCTGCCCACGCCTTCAAGGAAAGTGGCGATTATGCGGCGTTCGCCCCCCTCCTGCGGAGACGCCCCGATTTGCGGAATGGAATGAAGCGAGACCTTGACCGTCCCGTCCTCCGAGACTGTGCGGGAGACCATTGAGAGGGAGACAACCCTGCACAGAACAGTTTTCAGAAACGGCCTCGGCTCTTCCTCCGTCGCCCCGCCTCTTTTCCACATCTCGCCTATTACTTCGGCATCGGGCATAGTGGCGGGAAGGTCGTAAAGAACCCTGCCCGCCGCAGGGTCCGGAACCCATTCAACATCAAAGGCCCAGACTTTGTCGGCGACGGTCTTAAAAATTGTATGAGACCCCGGTCAACTTTTGTCTTTGTGCATGTTGCGCGCGCAAGTTGAAAACGCGAACATCGTGGGAGCCCACAGGCCGACAAAAACCGCCGCCCCTTTATCTCCCACGCCAAACCACAGGGCAAGAGAGATGAAAATGGAAACTATCCCGCCGAGAAATGAGAATTTGCTCAGTTGTTCATACATAATGAAGACCTCCTGTTTTTGAGCGTAACAAAAACAGGTTAACAAATCAAAAGGTTTTCCTTACCCCCCTTCCCGTCATTCCTTGCTCCGACAAGGTAATCCAGAGGGGACGGGGAACAAAAACGGCTACTTCTCCGGTTGTGTCGGAATGATATTAAACCCGCCTTCCGCACGCACATAGAGAATGCATCCCTCTTCCGTTCCGCACGATATAAGATGCGCCGACTCTCCCCCGGAACCGAAATAACTGCCCGGCTCCATGGTCTTAATGCCGGTCTCGCCCGGCGCTTGATGGCTGGGACGACCTTGTATCACCACAGCGCGGAAGATTGAACCCCGGCTGCTTATCACTCCGGCAAATCCGGCGGGCAGATTGACGAGGGCTCCGCCCGGCTGATTGTCCTGCGAACTTCCCCAGAGGGCGGCGGTCTTTAACCCGGCGGAGGCGGACACTCCGGGCCGACTGACCCAAGCGATGCTTGATGCGTCCAGATTAACCGGATTGTCTCCGCTCTGAAATGCCTCCCCGACATGGAGAACGAGATACGGCCCTTCTTCAATTTCAATGTAAGCCATGGCGTTGCCGCCTCCGGCGGCGGTAATGTGGGCGCCTCCGGCAGGCTGTGTCCAGAAAGAGCCCGGCGACATCCACACCTCCTCCGCATCAGGAGCACTGTTGTGGATGGAACCCTCAATAACCACTCCCCGGTAGGCGACATTGTGAATATGAGGCGGCGACCTGAAGCCGTCCACAAATTTAACGAGAAAGCCCGACGGCCCGGTGCCGGTGCGGTCGCCCCAAAGAGCGCCGGATTTCGGGCTCTTGTCACCGCGAGCGGGATTAAGTTGCTCCCACTTAACCTCGGACATCAGAACAACCTTTACGGGAGTGTCAGTTTGATTTTTCACCAGCAGAAACCCTGCAACAAGGGCAACCACCGCGAATATGGAAACCGCTCTTTTCATCTTTTGTTGCAAACCAACCTTCTGGCGGAGAGGAAGGGATTCGAACCCTTGATACCCTTGTGAGGTATACTCGCTTAGCAGGCGAGCGCCTTCGACCACTCGGCCACCTCTCCCGTAGAGAAACCCTATTCTACACCAAACGCCGCAATCACAATAAACCCCGCTACCCCTCCCGCTTGAAAGACACCTCAAGCAGACGGAGCACGGAAACGCCGCCGTTTTTGAAACGCGCGGAAACATCGTCCGGAATCTCAACCATATCCCCCGCGGACAACCGGACGCTCTTGCTCGCAAGCGAGGCAACCGCTTCGCCCTCAAGCACAAGAATATGACCCGCGCCGCCCGGCTCATACTCCATCTTCTTTTTGACGCTGACACCCCGGACGGAAAACCCCTCCCCGCTCTCAATCTCCGTTTCCGCGCCCCACTTATATTCCCTTTGCGCGGGAAGGAACGCCTCCGGCCTCTTGTCCGCCGCAAGCCGCGTTGCCAACGCCTTGACGCTCTCCGGGCTGTTCATGTCCGCAACCAGCAGCGCGTCTCCCTCGTCCACAACGGCAATGTCTTTCAACCCGCCCGCAGCGACCAAGCGGCCGCCGCCCGCAAGCACAAGACAGTCTTCAGAGTTCTCAACAACCGCATCCCCCTTGACAACATTGCCCCCCTTCCCCTTTTTAAGAATGTCATAAACCGCCCGCCACGAGCCGACATCGCTCCACTCAAAACCGGCGGGAACAACCGCGCCCAAATCCGTCTTCTCCATAACCGCATAATCAATGGAAATGTCCAGCGAGCGAGCGTAACGTTGCCTGTCGGGAAGGCCGTAGGAATCCTGCTTTGAAACCGCCCCGCGCACTGCGGCGAAAACTTCGGGGGCATGCTTTTTGATCTCATCAATCATAACGCGCGCCCTGAAAACGAATATGCCGCAATTCCACAAAAAGCCGTCTTCCACATACCCGGCGGCTGTTTCGGCATCCGGCTTCTCGGTGAAACCGCCCACATTGAAAACACCCGCGCCCGCCGCAGCCCCCCTTTTTATGTATCCGTATCCGGTTTCAGGACGGGTCGGCTGAACCCCGATAACGGCAATAGACCCTTTCTTCGCGGCGGAGACGGCGGCGGAAAGCGCCCTTTTGAACTCTTTGTTGTCGCCCACAAAATGGTCGGACGGAAGAGCCGCAACCACCACGTCCGCATCCTCATCATCCTCTTCCCCGGCAAGGTCAAGGGCGCGCATTGCCCCCAGCGCGATCGCGGGCGCGGTGTTTCGAGACACCGGCTCGCAGGAGAGACGAACCCGCGCCCCGCCGGTGTCCATGCCGTCAATGTGGGAGCGGAAAGCCTCTTCCTGCGCCGCGCCCGCCAGCACGGTAACCTCCGGCGAATGCTCGCACGAGTTAATCAGCGATACGGCGCTTTCCAGAAGCGACATCTCAAAATCGGGGCGCAAAAGGGGCTTGGGGCGCAAATCGCGCGAGGACGGCCACAACCTTCTGCCCGCGCCGCCGGCAAGAAGTAGATAAACTGTGCGCAACTCGCGCGGCTTCTGCTCAGGCTCGCCGTCCGTCTTTCGCTCCGGCCTGTCGCCCACCCTTCTGTCGGGTCTGCCACTTGCACCTCGCTCCGGCCTGTCGCCCGACCTCCTGTCTGGCCTGCCACTTGCCCTTCGCTCAGGCCTGTCGCCCTCTCTCCTGTCTGGCCTGCCACTCCCCCTTCGCTCAGGCCTGTCGCCCGCCTTCCTGTCGGGTCTGCCACCAGACCTTCGCTCCGGTCTGTCGCCCGCCTTCCGTTCCGGTCTGCCGCCTGTCCTTCGCTTTGACCCGCCGCCCGTCTTTTGTTCCCGGTCGTTACTCATCTCTCAAATCCTGATGGCAAGGGCGCAACAAGTCAAAAACTTCCTTCACCGGATTAAAACTCCCGGAGGGAATTTCCACAAAAACCGTTTCCCATCCCGCCATTGCCCCGTTCCACAGCCCCGGCATCTCAAGCGCCTTTATGGGACGCCCGCCGAGGGTCTTGTCAACAACCATAAAAGAGCCGTCCGAATAGCGGGCAAGGTCAAAGCCCCCCTTGCGGCAAACCATGTCAACGGGATTGAAATGGGTCGCGCTCCGCCATATATCCCGCTGGGAGGGGTCTGAAAAATCAACCTGCGCCGCCTCAACTATTTGCGGCCTCTCATCCCCCGAATCGTCCCGAACCCAGAAGGGCCCGCCGCCCGGCTCGCCCGTGTTTTGTATCACGCCGCACACCCTCACCGGGCGTTCCGGCGGCGCGGCGGATGAGAGTTCAACCAGAAGCCCCGCAAGTTCCTTTCTGTGCGCCTCCGGCCCCGGCTCGCGGTCGCGGCGCGACACATTGTCTATGTTTGAGATGAAAATCACATCCGCTTTCAGGCGGTTCAGATTGCCCAGAAGCGCCCCGTGCCCCGAAGGGCGGAAAACCGTTTCGCCCGAATCGTCCGTAACCAGATCGCCGTCTTCCCACAGGGCAACCGTGTCCGTGGCGGGGTCCTGAACGGAAAAGGAAACATCCCCCCCGGCTTCAAGCCGCCGTTTTTCATCCTGCGGAAACCGGGGTGAAACTGTGAAATGAACCCCGTCCGAATAAAGGCGGGCGGCGTTTATGTGCTCTTCAAAAGCGTCCGCCCGTCCGTCCCCGTAGCGGTGAAACTTAACCAGCCCCTTGGGAATGTCCGAGTATCCGAGGCCCCCGGCGGAAAGCGCGGCGCGGACAATTTCCTCCGCATCGGGACGTTCCGCGCCAATTTTCAGGTCGTCAAAAAAGGCGAACTTTTCAATGTTTCCGGCAAACCTTGCAACCGCGTCCGGGTCTCCCGAAGCGAGGCGGGCAAACATTCTGCTTGCCGCCCCCGAAGCGGGAACGAAAGAGAGAGCGGAGAGCGCGGGGCGCGCCCCGTCAAACAGGGCGCGGAGAGACTTTCTGCGCTCGTCCGAAAGACGGACGATTCCGTCTCCCGCCCGGCACGGACGGACGAGGCGCGTCCACGAGGGCGGGCTCTTGAGAATCTCTATCTGGGAGCGGACGGAGGGAATATCATTCATTTTTGTGGCGGCGTCGACGGGACTTGAACCCGCGGCCTCTGCCTTGACAGGGCAGCGCTCTAACCAGACTGAGCTACGACGCCGTTTCCGCCTTTGCCGCAGGGGGTGTGTGGGCGGTACCGGGATTGAACCAGTGACTTCCTGCTTGTAAGGCAGGCGCTCTCCCACTGAGCTAACCGCCCCGCGCAATGGTCAGGCACCTACCTTACACGAAAACGGGGATATGGAAAGACCGCGCGGCTTTTAAGACGCCGTCTTCTTGCGGAGATTGTAATGGAACAGCGGCTTGCCCTCGCCCTTTATAACCTCTTCGGTTATAACGCAGCGGTTGAGCGATTTGTCGGAGGGCGCTTCATAAAGAACATCCAGCATTATGGACTCAATGATTGAGCGCAGACCGCGCGCGCCGGTTTTGCGTTTTATTGACTCCTTGGCTATCAGGCGGAGCGCGGAGTCCGTAAACTCAAGGTCAACACCCTCAAGCTGCATAAGTTTGGCATACTGCTTCACAAGCGCGTTGCGCGGCTTTGTAAGAATGCTCACAAGAGATTCCTCGCCCAGTTCATCAAGGGTCGCAATGACGGGAACTCTCCCCACAAATTCCGGTATCAGCCCGTATTCAATCTGGTCTTCCATCTGCACATCCCGCATTATGGAAACGTTTTCCGCGCCCGCCTCCCCGGAGGCAACGGCTGAGCCGAAACCGATGGAGTTTTTCCCCTTCCTCCGCCTGATAATATCCTCAAGGCCGAAAAACGCCCCGCCGCATATAAACAGTATGTTGGTGGTGTCCACCTGAACGAAATCCTGCTGAGGGTGTTTCCTTCCGCCTTTCGGAGGCACGTTTGTTTTCGCGCCCTCCATGATCTTGAGCAACGCCTGCTGCACTCCCTCGCCCGACACATCGCGCGTGATTGAGGGGCTGTCGCCGCTTTTGCGGACGAGTTTGTCTATCTCGTCAATATAAATGATTCCCTTTGACGCCTTTTCTATGTCGTAGTCCGCATCCTGAAGGAGGCTCACTATCATGTTTTCCACATCCTCGCCCACATAGCCCGCCTCCGTGTAGCAGGTGGCGTCAACTATGGCAAAGGGAACTTTGAGGATTTTCGCAAGCGTCTGCGCTATCAGCGTTTTTCCCGAACCCGTGGGGCCGATGAGCATCACGTTGCTTTTCTGTATCTCAACCTCTTCGGAGGATTTCCCCTTCAGCGCCGCCGATTCCGCAGCCTCAACGCGCCTGTAGTGGTTGTGCACCGCAACCGATATGACCTTCTTTGCGTGTTCCTGCCCGATGACGTATTCATCAAGAAACCGCTTGATCTCGGACGGGGTCATAAGAGAGTCTTTGGATGCCGTCCCTTTGGCTTTTGTGTAGCCGGTTCCGCTCCGCTCCTTCTCTTCCTCCTCCCGGATTATTTCATTGCACAGGTCTATGCACTCGTTGCAGATATAAACGTCATTGGGGCCCGCGATGAGTTTTGACACATCGCTCTTCCCCTTGCTGCAAAACGAGCAGACCTGGCTCACTTCCCTGCCGCCGCGCTTCATTCCTCCGCCCCCGCCGCTTTGCGAAGCGGCTCTCTCATTGTCATTATGGAGTCCACTATGCCGTATTCCTTTGCCTGTTCCGCGCTCATAAAGTGGTCTCTGTCGGTGTCCTTTTCAATTTTCTCAAGCGTCTGCCCGGTATGAGACTCCAAAATGCCGTTGAGTTCCTTGCGCATTCTCAAAATTTCGTTGGCGTGTATCTCTATGTCTTTCGCCTGCCCCTGAACCCCGCCGAGAACCTGATGGATCATTATCCTTGAGTGCGGAAGCGCGTGCCTACGCCCCGCCGCGCCGCCCGCGAGCAGAACCGCCGCCATGCTTGCCGCCTGCCCTATGCACATTGTGGAAACCTCGTTGCGGACATACTGCATTGTATCGTATATGGCGAGCCCCGCCGTAACATGCCCCCCCGGCGAATTGATATAAAGGTGCACTGCCTTGTCCGGATCTTCCGACTCAAGAAACATAAGTTGAGCAATGACAAGGTTGGCGACCGCATCGTCTATGGCGGAACCTATGAAAATTATCCTGTCTCTGAGGAGACGGGAAAAGATGTCATAGGAACGCTCGCCCCTCCCGGTCTGCTCCACAACAAATGGAACGTAGGTGGACATTTACTCACTCCCGATGCTCATTCTATTATTTTGAGGGTGTTAATGTCAATCTGATTTTGCGGGTTCTTCGGTCGTAATTGTGGAATTGTCCCGTATGAACTCCAGCACTTTTGCGCTGACCACCTGAGAATTAAGGCCGTTGAGCAGTCTGTTTTTCTCGTAATACTCTCTGACCTGTTCCGGTGTCGCCCCCGCCCCGGCGGCGATTGAGGAGAACCGCTCATCAAGGTCTTTCTGGGTCGCTTCTATGGATTCGGTTTCGGCGATTTTATTTACAATCAGAGACAGTTTCACATTTTCCCGCGCCTTGTTTGCGAGGGTTTCCGCCATCTTTTCGTCAATCTTGAACTCTTTCCCGCCGCGAGCTTCAAAATCTTTTTTCAATTCGCTTTCAAGTCTGCTTTTCTCTTCGGCGGCCATCCGCTCCGGTATTTCAAACTTCGCCGCCTCTCCGAGTTGGGAGCAGATTTGTTCTTCCAGACTTCTGTCCCTGAGGTTTTCAAGACGCGCCGTCATATCCTTTTCTATGTTGTTTTTGAGTTCGGCAATGTTTTCCGCTCCGATTTTCTTGGCGAATTCATCGTTCAATTCCGGAACTGTTCTGTCAAAAACGGTGTTCACTTTCAGGTTGAACAGGACGGATTTGCCCGCCGCCTCTTTGATTTGAAAGTC
Encoded here:
- the cimA gene encoding citramalate synthase, coding for MSRKVEIYDVTLRDGTQGEGISFSVDEKVRITEKLADLGMDYIEGGWPGSNERDREYFSRAAGMDFGRSKVSAFSSTRRAGVSCDEDGNLQTLLKTGVGTATLVGKAWDFHVTEVLETSLEENLAMINDSVGYLKERMDTVFFDAEHFFDGFKNNADYALAACRAAFDAGADAVILCDTNGGSMPWEVGGAVAEIRKLLGGDPALGIHAHNDTEQGVSNTLYAVREGVRQVQGTMNGYGERCGNANLCSIMANMSLKLGMDCCNGGLKNLYETAHFINDLANLNPLKKKAFVGKSAFAHKGGIHASAVVKNPGTYEHINPELVGNRRRFLVSDLSGRANIVSKAAETGITVEPSDKRVKDILAELKNLENKGYEFEGAEASFELLVRKHLGLYNKRFFVEDIKTSVIREGKDGEPVSSAEVSVRVDGKIERREASGNGPVNALDKALRQSLEGFFPAIRSVRLKDYKVRVVSSAKGTDSVVRVLVESGDGKAVWNTVGVSENIVEASWRALIDSIDYKLLRDEL
- a CDS encoding 3'-5' exonuclease, which produces MPDAEVIGEMWKRGGATEEEPRPFLKTVLCRVVSLSMVSRTVSEDGTVKVSLHSIPQIGASPQEGGERRIIATFLEGVGRHKPQVVGYNSVRADLKILVQRAVINGLSIPGFARRPDKPWEGADYFSAASDWNVDMMQIVGGNRSTPSLNEIARLSGIPGKMGVDGNEVAPLWLKGKVDDIVIYNEFDALTTYLLWLRFARFGGFFDKEQYETEQGRVRELLTARRLEGGNNHLEEYLKEWERLSAAVAPPRGD
- a CDS encoding DUF4437 domain-containing protein; its protein translation is MKRAVSIFAVVALVAGFLLVKNQTDTPVKVVLMSEVKWEQLNPARGDKSPKSGALWGDRTGTGPSGFLVKFVDGFRSPPHIHNVAYRGVVIEGSIHNSAPDAEEVWMSPGSFWTQPAGGAHITAAGGGNAMAYIEIEEGPYLVLHVGEAFQSGDNPVNLDASSIAWVSRPGVSASAGLKTAALWGSSQDNQPGGALVNLPAGFAGVISSRGSIFRAVVIQGRPSHQAPGETGIKTMEPGSYFGSGGESAHLISCGTEEGCILYVRAEGGFNIIPTQPEK
- a CDS encoding sugar phosphate nucleotidyltransferase; translation: MSNDREQKTGGGSKRRTGGRPERKAGDRPERRSGGRPDRKAGDRPERRGSGRPDRREGDRPERRASGRPDRRSGDRPERGASGRPDRRVGDRPERKTDGEPEQKPRELRTVYLLLAGGAGRRLWPSSRDLRPKPLLRPDFEMSLLESAVSLINSCEHSPEVTVLAGAAQEEAFRSHIDGMDTGGARVRLSCEPVSRNTAPAIALGAMRALDLAGEEDDEDADVVVAALPSDHFVGDNKEFKRALSAAVSAAKKGSIAVIGVQPTRPETGYGYIKRGAAAGAGVFNVGGFTEKPDAETAAGYVEDGFLWNCGIFVFRARVMIDEIKKHAPEVFAAVRGAVSKQDSYGLPDRQRYARSLDISIDYAVMEKTDLGAVVPAGFEWSDVGSWRAVYDILKKGKGGNVVKGDAVVENSEDCLVLAGGGRLVAAGGLKDIAVVDEGDALLVADMNSPESVKALATRLAADKRPEAFLPAQREYKWGAETEIESGEGFSVRGVSVKKKMEYEPGGAGHILVLEGEAVASLASKSVRLSAGDMVEIPDDVSARFKNGGVSVLRLLEVSFKREG
- a CDS encoding DUF4301 family protein gives rise to the protein MNDIPSVRSQIEILKSPPSWTRLVRPCRAGDGIVRLSDERRKSLRALFDGARPALSALSFVPASGAASRMFARLASGDPDAVARFAGNIEKFAFFDDLKIGAERPDAEEIVRAALSAGGLGYSDIPKGLVKFHRYGDGRADAFEEHINAARLYSDGVHFTVSPRFPQDEKRRLEAGGDVSFSVQDPATDTVALWEDGDLVTDDSGETVFRPSGHGALLGNLNRLKADVIFISNIDNVSRRDREPGPEAHRKELAGLLVELSSAAPPERPVRVCGVIQNTGEPGGGPFWVRDDSGDERPQIVEAAQVDFSDPSQRDIWRSATHFNPVDMVCRKGGFDLARYSDGSFMVVDKTLGGRPIKALEMPGLWNGAMAGWETVFVEIPSGSFNPVKEVFDLLRPCHQDLRDE
- the clpX gene encoding ATP-dependent Clp protease ATP-binding subunit ClpX — protein: MKRGGREVSQVCSFCSKGKSDVSKLIAGPNDVYICNECIDLCNEIIREEEEKERSGTGYTKAKGTASKDSLMTPSEIKRFLDEYVIGQEHAKKVISVAVHNHYRRVEAAESAALKGKSSEEVEIQKSNVMLIGPTGSGKTLIAQTLAKILKVPFAIVDATCYTEAGYVGEDVENMIVSLLQDADYDIEKASKGIIYIDEIDKLVRKSGDSPSITRDVSGEGVQQALLKIMEGAKTNVPPKGGRKHPQQDFVQVDTTNILFICGGAFFGLEDIIRRRKGKNSIGFGSAVASGEAGAENVSIMRDVQMEDQIEYGLIPEFVGRVPVIATLDELGEESLVSILTKPRNALVKQYAKLMQLEGVDLEFTDSALRLIAKESIKRKTGARGLRSIIESIMLDVLYEAPSDKSLNRCVITEEVIKGEGKPLFHYNLRKKTAS
- the clpP gene encoding ATP-dependent Clp endopeptidase proteolytic subunit ClpP, whose translation is MSTYVPFVVEQTGRGERSYDIFSRLLRDRIIFIGSAIDDAVANLVIAQLMFLESEDPDKAVHLYINSPGGHVTAGLAIYDTMQYVRNEVSTMCIGQAASMAAVLLAGGAAGRRHALPHSRIMIHQVLGGVQGQAKDIEIHANEILRMRKELNGILESHTGQTLEKIEKDTDRDHFMSAEQAKEYGIVDSIMTMREPLRKAAGAEE